One part of the Halobacteria archaeon AArc-dxtr1 genome encodes these proteins:
- a CDS encoding multiprotein-bridging factor 1 family protein, with protein MAKYSTGSSSGGGGTTCELCGAKSDSLRRANVAGADLEVCPDCAPHDDATRSSGSSGGSSGGASSGRDPGERKRKAAQNVAKANPIWDGDSEHWEREGTNYDDDPLPYLVSGYGDVLIEARQEAGLQRDELADELGVPESDVLAVEQGRATRAGVGGGLIEALEERLNVTLAE; from the coding sequence ATGGCCAAGTACTCAACCGGTTCCAGCTCGGGCGGGGGCGGAACCACCTGCGAACTCTGTGGCGCCAAGAGCGACTCGCTTCGGCGCGCGAACGTCGCGGGCGCAGATCTGGAGGTCTGCCCGGACTGTGCGCCCCACGACGACGCGACGCGGTCGTCGGGGTCGAGCGGCGGGAGTTCGGGCGGTGCCAGTAGCGGCCGAGATCCCGGAGAGCGAAAGCGAAAGGCGGCCCAGAACGTGGCGAAGGCGAATCCGATCTGGGACGGCGACTCCGAGCACTGGGAGCGCGAGGGGACGAACTACGACGACGATCCACTCCCGTACCTCGTCTCGGGCTACGGCGACGTGCTCATCGAGGCGCGCCAAGAAGCGGGACTCCAGCGCGACGAACTCGCCGACGAACTCGGCGTTCCCGAATCGGACGTGCTGGCCGTCGAGCAGGGCCGGGCGACACGGGCTGGCGTCGGCGGTGGTCTGATCGAGGCACTCGAGGAGCGACTGAACGTGACACTCGCAGAGTGA
- a CDS encoding DUF420 domain-containing protein: MELVPRARVRSLTIALSVVSLALVFAAAGGRIPASTVPDAPAWLLEAIPHINVAISVTAIVTILFGWRAIRRGRIDRHRIAMLAAFGLFVAFLTLYLYRLIALGGPEPFPGPDAVYRFVYLPTLAVHIALAVVCIPLLYYALLLAASRPVAELPRTPHARVGRLAASLWLVSFSLGIVVYLLLHVGY, from the coding sequence ATGGAACTCGTCCCCAGAGCACGCGTTCGTTCGCTCACGATCGCGCTGTCCGTCGTCTCGCTCGCGCTGGTGTTCGCCGCCGCCGGCGGACGGATCCCGGCCTCGACGGTCCCGGACGCGCCCGCGTGGCTACTCGAGGCGATCCCGCACATCAACGTCGCGATCAGCGTGACGGCGATCGTCACGATCCTCTTTGGCTGGCGCGCGATCCGACGTGGTCGGATCGACCGTCACCGAATCGCCATGCTTGCTGCATTCGGCCTCTTTGTGGCCTTTCTGACGCTCTACCTCTACCGGCTGATCGCGCTCGGTGGTCCGGAGCCGTTCCCTGGTCCCGACGCCGTCTACCGGTTCGTCTACTTGCCGACGCTCGCGGTACACATCGCCCTCGCAGTCGTCTGCATCCCGCTTCTGTACTACGCGCTGTTGCTCGCTGCCTCGCGTCCGGTGGCCGAACTCCCCCGAACGCCCCACGCTCGCGTCGGCCGGCTCGCGGCGAGCCTGTGGCTGGTCTCGTTCTCGCTCGGAATCGTCGTCTACCTGCTGCTTCACGTCGGTTACTGA
- a CDS encoding trimeric intracellular cation channel family protein: MNLGFELLNGIGLIAFAMVGALKGSNADLDLFGIAVLGVITALGGGMVRDALVMEVPVALTSTTDIVVVLVGVAVAVAVARGRYQSALSHPALQTADAVGLAAFATTGALVGYEAGVSVFGMIVLATLTGVGGGSICDLLLSRVPVVLREDFYATPAVIGGGLFPLALALGVSIDVAAFSVAGIVFALRMVALRFDWRLPSI, translated from the coding sequence ATGAACCTCGGGTTTGAGCTGTTGAACGGCATCGGCCTGATCGCGTTCGCGATGGTGGGCGCACTGAAAGGATCGAACGCCGATCTGGACCTGTTCGGAATCGCCGTTCTGGGCGTCATCACGGCACTTGGTGGCGGCATGGTCCGGGACGCGCTGGTGATGGAAGTGCCGGTCGCGCTGACGTCGACGACGGATATCGTCGTCGTCCTCGTCGGCGTCGCGGTCGCGGTGGCGGTCGCCCGGGGACGGTATCAGTCAGCGCTCAGCCACCCCGCACTACAGACTGCCGACGCCGTCGGGCTGGCAGCGTTCGCGACGACTGGCGCACTCGTGGGCTACGAGGCGGGCGTCTCCGTCTTCGGGATGATCGTCCTCGCGACGCTCACCGGCGTCGGCGGTGGAAGCATCTGTGATCTACTGCTCTCACGGGTTCCGGTCGTCCTCCGGGAGGATTTCTACGCGACGCCCGCGGTCATCGGCGGTGGGCTGTTCCCCCTGGCGCTGGCATTGGGTGTGTCGATCGACGTCGCGGCGTTCAGCGTCGCGGGCATCGTCTTTGCGCTGCGAATGGTGGCGCTGCGATTCGACTGGCGGCTGCCGTCGATCTGA
- the purF gene encoding amidophosphoribosyltransferase, with translation MTEKCGVVGVSLAGRNAARPLYYALYALQHRGQESAGIVTHDGFQQHSHVSMGLVGDAFDEDDLDGLKGGAGIGHVRYPTAGSVDSSCAQPFSVSFKSGSLGLSHNGNLVNADEIRDELAGLGHAFTSDGDTEVIAHDLARNLLEEDLVRAVKRTMQRIHGSYALTISHDETILGVRDPVGNRPLCIGKLEGGYILASESAAIDTLDGEFVRDVRPGELVVLQEDGDGFDSYQLFERENTAHCFFEHVYFARPDSKIDGTLVYEARRELGRKLWEESGVETDVVMPVPDSGRAFASGYADAATETTADGEPRDEADEGVEFAEGLMKNRYVGRTFIMPTQDERERAVRLKLNPIKSTVEGKTVTLIDDSIVRGTTSTQLVQLLKDCGAEEVHMRIGAPAIVAPCYMGIDMATREELIAAGKTVEEIRETIEANSLAYLSTDAVAEVLDNERIDLCMGCVTGEYPYDIEGEETDRDVRRPELGGTTVHADD, from the coding sequence ATGACCGAAAAGTGTGGCGTCGTCGGCGTCTCACTTGCCGGTCGCAATGCAGCCCGGCCACTGTACTACGCGCTGTACGCACTCCAACACCGGGGTCAGGAGTCGGCAGGGATCGTCACCCACGACGGCTTCCAGCAGCACAGCCACGTCTCGATGGGACTCGTCGGAGATGCCTTCGACGAGGACGATCTGGACGGACTGAAAGGCGGTGCCGGGATCGGGCACGTCCGCTACCCGACGGCAGGGTCGGTCGACTCTTCGTGTGCACAGCCGTTTTCGGTGTCGTTCAAGAGTGGCTCGCTGGGCCTGTCACACAACGGCAACCTCGTCAACGCCGACGAGATCCGCGACGAGCTCGCGGGACTGGGACACGCCTTTACCTCCGACGGCGACACCGAAGTGATCGCTCACGACCTCGCACGGAACTTACTGGAAGAGGACCTCGTCAGAGCGGTAAAGCGGACGATGCAGCGCATTCACGGCTCCTACGCGCTGACGATCTCTCACGACGAGACGATTCTGGGCGTTCGGGACCCGGTCGGCAACCGCCCGCTCTGTATCGGGAAACTCGAGGGGGGCTACATCCTCGCCTCGGAGTCGGCGGCGATCGACACCTTAGACGGCGAATTCGTCCGGGACGTCCGTCCCGGTGAGCTCGTCGTCCTGCAGGAAGACGGCGACGGCTTCGACTCGTATCAGCTCTTCGAGCGCGAGAACACGGCCCACTGCTTTTTCGAACACGTCTACTTCGCCCGCCCAGACTCGAAGATCGACGGGACGCTCGTCTACGAGGCCCGCCGAGAGCTCGGCCGCAAACTCTGGGAGGAAAGCGGCGTCGAGACCGACGTCGTGATGCCGGTTCCGGACTCCGGACGCGCGTTCGCCTCGGGCTACGCCGACGCGGCAACCGAGACGACCGCCGACGGCGAGCCGCGAGACGAGGCCGACGAAGGCGTCGAGTTCGCGGAGGGACTGATGAAAAACCGGTACGTCGGCCGGACGTTCATCATGCCGACCCAAGACGAGCGCGAGCGTGCGGTGCGCCTGAAGCTGAACCCGATCAAGTCGACCGTCGAGGGCAAGACCGTCACGCTCATCGATGACTCGATCGTCCGAGGCACGACCTCCACCCAGCTCGTCCAGTTACTGAAAGACTGCGGCGCAGAGGAAGTTCACATGCGTATCGGCGCGCCGGCGATCGTCGCACCCTGTTACATGGGGATCGACATGGCCACCCGCGAGGAGCTGATCGCGGCCGGGAAGACAGTCGAGGAGATCCGCGAGACGATCGAGGCCAACAGTCTCGCGTACCTCTCGACCGACGCCGTCGCCGAGGTGCTCGACAATGAACGGATCGACCTCTGTATGGGCTGTGTTACCGGCGAGTACCCCTACGACATCGAGGGCGAGGAAACCGACCGCGACGTACGTCGCCCCGAACTCGGCGGGACGACAGTTCACGCCGACGACTGA